In Leptospira congkakensis, the DNA window CAAAACCAGAAGCGATTGAAAAGGACATTGAAAAACTTGTCCAAGCTTAAAAATCCTACAGATGAGGTTCTTCTTTTGAAGAACCAAATTTGTTTTTCCTTATACTCATCGATGCATCGTTTGATGAAGATCTATCGTCCGTTACTTGCGACGATAGGGCTGACTTATCCACAATACCTTGTAATGTTGGTGCTTTGGGAAGAAGAGGAAAACACTGTGAGTGGACTTGGGGATCGTTTGCAATTGGACTCGGGAACTTTGACACCTTTATTAAAGAGATTAGAGCAGAGTGGGTTTGTCGAGCGAACGAGAAGTCAGGAAGATGAACGAGTCGTTGTTGTTTCTCTCACAAAGAATGGTAAACATTTACGCGAAAAGGCAAAAGCCATACCAGAACAAATTTTTTGTTTGTCTGGGATTGAAGAGAACCAAGCAATCCAACTAAAAGCAATTTTAGACGAATTTGCTCAAACCTGATAGAAAACAAGATTTCTATCAATAAATTTTTGCTTTCTTCTTGACGTTGGACGCACACCTGAAAAGGATCTAACATCGTTTAGGTTCATTTCTATTCTTACCTGAAAAAGCGAAGGTTCATCACACATGCAGAGACTGTATTCTTCACTTTGCTTTTTGATTTTGCTGTTCCTATTTTCCTGCAGTAACCCTTTTTCCGAAAATCCCTGCGATCCGAATGGGCAAAAATTTATAGACACATTGTTGTTCAAATGGGCAACTTCGGATAACAGTGTCACTTGCGGAAAAGTATACATCTTTCCTGCCGGCAAAGAAATCTTAGAATATTCGATCCCTAGTTTAGGAGTGACTGGGATCATCAATGGAAACCAAATTGTAATCACTTCCGAATCAATCGTGACAATCTCTTCTTATGTTGCTAATTTTAAGACTAACGGTGTCTCTGTCTCGGTCAATGGAGTTCCACAAACGAGTGGAGTGAGTTCTAATGACTATAATTCTCCATTGAAATACGTTGTGACTGGAACGGATGGTATTACAAATGAATACACCGTGCAAATGGTAGCTCCTCGCGTTTTGGGTTCTGGTTCCCTTCGGCTTTGGTTCAAAGCAGACCAGCTAACGTTAAATGATGGAGATCCGGTTACGAGCTGGCCAGATGTCAGTGGATTCGGAAATCATATATCGCAACCGACTATAAATATTTGGCCTATCTATCGAAAGAATCAGGTGAATGGTTACCCTGCAGTAGCGTTCAGAAGTTCACTAACATCACAAATGGAATTACCAAGTGGTGGGGTTGGGCTATATGTTACTGATAGCGGAAGTTTTTTTTTCGTAAAGCGTTTGGTTTCTATTGCATCAGCAATCACTCTTATTCGGTTATGTTATACGCTAGGTAGAGAAATAGGTATTTCCGATGTGTTAGGTGAATATGCAGTTTGTCGAAACGCTACTACTTGTATATCACCGTCATCAATTCCCTTACCAATGCTCCAATTTATTTCCATTGGTACCGTACAGACTTTGACTTCAAATGTTCGCGAATATAGGTATGGTAAATTTGCAGGGCAGTCGGCCTTGGATGGTACCTATTCTTATGCTGGCGGATCGAATTTGGATCGTGTTTTATTAGGGAATGGAAATCTTGATGCTGACATTGCAGAAGTTCTCTATTTCAATACTAATCTTTCTGAAACAGATGTAGAGAAAGTTTTCTTTTATCTCAATACTAAATATAAACTTTCTCCATAATAATCGTAAGTTCGATTTCCTTTTTAGAATTGGTAAAAGATGAACTTTATTCTATAAAATTTGTAAACTTGCAATTCTTCCTTCACAAACCAACAAACGTGTGATATTTGGAAACCATTGGGTGGCGGGTGGATAGCCCCACCCAGTTCGATACGGGCGGGGATCTATACCTTCCAATCCCCCCAATCCTACTTGCCCACAAATCCCCAACCTCCCATCTTGAACCAATGGATCTAAATACCATCAATCTCAGAAGGTTCCATCTCCACTATTTCAGTTACCTACTTCTTGTATTCATTCTAAGTCTCCCGCTAACTGCTGGTTTGGTGGAAGACGGGTATCGTTTGATTTTCTATTTCGGTGGCGCCATTTCCTTTGCCATCCAAATGGCCATCTTGCAACTTCGGTTCCTTCCGAGAAAAATCCCTGCTTTGGCAGAGTCAGGTTTTCCCTTTTTTACCGTGTTTCTCTCGTTTTTTCTAAATTTAGGCATTCTGACTGCTTTCCAGGTCTTAGAGTACCCTTTTGAGGCAACTTCTGGATTTTTAATTGCCTATTTCGTCCACCTACTTTTTCTAGTATTTGCGAGCTATTTCAGTGGAAAATAAGTCTAAATATCGGTTTTTTTTATCATTTTTATTAGTTTTTTCCCTTAGTTTTACGAATGTTTTTGCTAACGATTCGGAAGGGCACGGCTCTGAAGAGGGCTTCGATTTCAGTGAAGTGATGGCGCACCACTTAGGTGATGCTCCCATTTTCCCTCTGAACTTTGGTGGCACAATTGTTACCGAAGGGCAACCTGGGTTTGACGCCGAGAACCACGATGTTTTTGTAAACCATGACGGGGTGAAGTATCACTATGTAGGTGGACTCGATCTTCACATTACCAAACGAGTGACCATGATGTGGATTGCTTGTTTTTTTATGTTCCTTGTTTTTATTCCCGCAGCCAATTTGATTTCAAGAGATCCTAAAAAAGTTCATAACAAATTTACTTCTGGCGTAGAGGCTTTCGTAAGTTATCTAAAAGAAAATGTTGTGGATGCATCTCTTGATCACCACGGACATTCTTATTACCACTATATCTTCTCTCTGTTTTTCTTTATCCTTTTCTGTAACTTGTTTGGCCTCATCCCATCTGTGGGGGAACTAACTGTTGCCGCTTCTGATGCTCTTGTGGCAGTCGGGGCAGTGGATCACACACCACATTCTCTCCATACATTCGGAGAAATTTGGTCAGGAATCACACCTACAGGGGACATCAGTGTCACTCTGTCTCTTGCATCTATTACACTACTTACCATCTACGGCACTGCATTCTCTTACCAAGGAATTTCCTTCGTAGCGCATGCGGTTCCTAAGGGAGTTCCACTCCCACTCTGGCCACTGATGTGGGCCTTAGAGTTTATCGTCACACACATTGCACGTTCTTTTGCGTTAACCATGAGGTTACTTGCCAACATGACTGCGGGACACGTAATGATCCTTGCGTTACTTGGGTTTATTTTTATGAGCGAAAGTTGGCTCATCGCACCTGTATCTGTTCTCAGTTCGGTGCTCATTTACTTTTTAGAACTACTTGTAGCCTTTTTACAAGCGTTCATTTTCTCTCTGCTCACAACCGTGTTCATCGGAACTGTGATGCATAGACATTAACATTGGTTTTATTTATATTATAAAACACACAGGAGTGAAACGAAAACAATGGAATTCGGTTTAGGATACATCGCAGTAGGACTCGCAGCAGGACTTGCATTACTTGGAGCAGGAATCGGTATTGGTAGAATTGGTGGATCAGTGGCAGAAAGCATTAGCCGCCAACCAGAAGCAGCGGGAAAGATCCAACTCGTTCTTTACGTAGCAGCAGGTATGATTGAAGGTGCAGCACTTTTCGCAGTGGTAATCGCTCTTCTTATCGCGCTCAAACTCAATGGCTCAATTGACAAAACAATTGGTGCTGGTGCCACAAAAGTAGAACAAGGACAATAGTCTTGGTTATCCTCGCGGCTTCCGGCTTCAATTTGCTGAAAGTCAATCCGGGTCTGGTCATCTGGACCCTGGTCACTTTCTCGGTTGTTGTCTTCGTTCTTAAAAAATTTGCATGGGACAAGATCCTTCATGCTCTCGAAGAACGTGCTTCCGGCATCCAAGGCGATATCAACAAAGCAGAAACCCTTCGTGTAGAAGCAGAAAAGTCTTTAAAAGAATACAAAGACCAACTCTTCAAAGCGACGGAAGAAGCTCATAAAATTGTAGATGAAGCTAAAAAAGATGCAGTTGCTCTCCGCACAAGATTGACGGAAGAAGCACACAATGAAGTGAAAGGCATTAAAGATAACGCAATTCGCGAAATTGATTTAGCGAAGAGCAGAGCTTTGTCTGAAATGCAAAACCAAATTGTGGAAATGTCCGTTCTCATCGCGAGTGAGATCTTGGAGAAACAATTGAAGAAGGAAGACTATGCTTCCTTTGTCGAAAAAGAGATCGCAAAACTCGATAAACTTAAAATAAAATGAGTCTGAACCAAATTTCAAAGGTTTACGCAACGGCACTTTTGGAGTTAG includes these proteins:
- a CDS encoding MarR family winged helix-turn-helix transcriptional regulator, yielding MSKLKNPTDEVLLLKNQICFSLYSSMHRLMKIYRPLLATIGLTYPQYLVMLVLWEEEENTVSGLGDRLQLDSGTLTPLLKRLEQSGFVERTRSQEDERVVVVSLTKNGKHLREKAKAIPEQIFCLSGIEENQAIQLKAILDEFAQT
- a CDS encoding DUF5018 domain-containing protein yields the protein MFKWATSDNSVTCGKVYIFPAGKEILEYSIPSLGVTGIINGNQIVITSESIVTISSYVANFKTNGVSVSVNGVPQTSGVSSNDYNSPLKYVVTGTDGITNEYTVQMVAPRVLGSGSLRLWFKADQLTLNDGDPVTSWPDVSGFGNHISQPTINIWPIYRKNQVNGYPAVAFRSSLTSQMELPSGGVGLYVTDSGSFFFVKRLVSIASAITLIRLCYTLGREIGISDVLGEYAVCRNATTCISPSSIPLPMLQFISIGTVQTLTSNVREYRYGKFAGQSALDGTYSYAGGSNLDRVLLGNGNLDADIAEVLYFNTNLSETDVEKVFFYLNTKYKLSP
- the atpB gene encoding F0F1 ATP synthase subunit A, which translates into the protein MENKSKYRFFLSFLLVFSLSFTNVFANDSEGHGSEEGFDFSEVMAHHLGDAPIFPLNFGGTIVTEGQPGFDAENHDVFVNHDGVKYHYVGGLDLHITKRVTMMWIACFFMFLVFIPAANLISRDPKKVHNKFTSGVEAFVSYLKENVVDASLDHHGHSYYHYIFSLFFFILFCNLFGLIPSVGELTVAASDALVAVGAVDHTPHSLHTFGEIWSGITPTGDISVTLSLASITLLTIYGTAFSYQGISFVAHAVPKGVPLPLWPLMWALEFIVTHIARSFALTMRLLANMTAGHVMILALLGFIFMSESWLIAPVSVLSSVLIYFLELLVAFLQAFIFSLLTTVFIGTVMHRH
- the atpE gene encoding ATP synthase F0 subunit C, whose product is MEFGLGYIAVGLAAGLALLGAGIGIGRIGGSVAESISRQPEAAGKIQLVLYVAAGMIEGAALFAVVIALLIALKLNGSIDKTIGAGATKVEQGQ
- a CDS encoding F0F1 ATP synthase subunit B, encoding MVILAASGFNLLKVNPGLVIWTLVTFSVVVFVLKKFAWDKILHALEERASGIQGDINKAETLRVEAEKSLKEYKDQLFKATEEAHKIVDEAKKDAVALRTRLTEEAHNEVKGIKDNAIREIDLAKSRALSEMQNQIVEMSVLIASEILEKQLKKEDYASFVEKEIAKLDKLKIK